Proteins from a genomic interval of Nocardioidaceae bacterium:
- the rnc gene encoding ribonuclease III: MSAATTAPVAPSARSSDLSAQVDPTLSTTEDPVRQESPGQPYAALRGALGDPTLEPSLLDLAMTHRSYAYENGNLPTNERLEFLGDSVLGVVVTETLYRTHPDLSEGRLAKLRAAVVNAEALAEVAREIGLGRHIKLGKGEESTGGRDKSSILSDTVEAVIGAVYLSGGFASATDLVHRLFDPTMERAASKGAGLDWKTSLQELTAKHSLGVPEYVISDTGPDHRKTFTATVRLGDRLHGHGEGPSKKRAEQQAAESAYAEIVAEHDEPERHAPASDT; this comes from the coding sequence GTGAGTGCGGCAACTACGGCGCCCGTGGCGCCCAGCGCCAGGTCCTCTGACCTGTCCGCGCAGGTCGACCCGACCCTGAGCACCACCGAGGACCCGGTCCGTCAGGAGAGCCCCGGGCAGCCGTACGCAGCGCTGCGCGGGGCTCTCGGCGACCCCACACTCGAGCCGTCGCTGCTCGACCTGGCGATGACGCACCGGTCCTACGCGTACGAGAACGGGAACCTCCCCACCAACGAGCGGCTGGAGTTCCTCGGGGACTCCGTGCTCGGCGTGGTCGTGACCGAGACGCTCTACCGCACCCACCCCGACCTCTCCGAGGGCCGGCTGGCCAAGCTGCGGGCCGCCGTCGTGAACGCCGAGGCGCTCGCCGAGGTGGCCCGCGAGATCGGCCTGGGCCGGCACATCAAGCTCGGCAAGGGTGAGGAGTCCACGGGCGGGCGGGACAAGTCCTCGATCCTGTCCGACACCGTCGAGGCCGTGATCGGCGCGGTGTACCTGTCCGGCGGGTTCGCCTCGGCGACCGACCTGGTGCACCGTCTCTTCGACCCGACGATGGAGCGGGCGGCGAGCAAGGGTGCCGGGCTGGACTGGAAGACGAGCCTCCAGGAGCTGACCGCCAAGCACTCCCTCGGCGTGCCGGAGTACGTCATCAGCGACACCGGGCCCGACCACCGCAAGACCTTCACCGCCACGGTGCGGCTCGGCGACCGCCTGCACGGCCACGGCGAGGGTCCCTCGAAGAAGCGCGCGGAACAGCAGGCCGCCGAGTCCGCGTACGCAGAGATCGTCGCCGAGCACGACGAGCCCGAGCGGCACGCCCCCGCGTCGGACACCTGA
- a CDS encoding MFS transporter, translating to MRILDRLLPSRLGTDYRWLLGASWTANLGDGIALAAGPLLVASLTRDPLLVGLSTFLLFAPPMLIGLYAGVVVDRSDRRTVALVTDALRALLLVAVVALIVTDTLTVGVLLTMVFLIGVTETFADGSFSAMLPQLVGPRDLGVANARQMAGFVVANRLAGPPLGAALFTVGTVWPYAAQVVLALLAVVLMSRITLRRGRVDRDRTRGAAAREVREGLRWLRGHAALRTLTITIFAFNVTFGATLAVLVLYALEVLEMGEVGYGLLTTASAVGGLIGMVAYDRLEGALPLGVLMRIGLAVETVFHFVFALNRLPVVALAMMVVFGVHEFVWGTIMTTIRMRAVPEALQGRVGSAYRFAGTAGLAAGAGLGSVLAGALGVVAPFWFGFVGSVLLLVWLWRPLMQVAHADEVSEVGGVTAADAPR from the coding sequence GTGAGAATCCTCGACCGGTTGCTCCCGTCCCGCCTGGGCACGGACTACCGGTGGCTGCTGGGGGCCAGCTGGACCGCGAACCTCGGCGACGGCATCGCGCTCGCGGCCGGGCCCCTGCTCGTCGCCTCGCTGACGCGTGACCCGTTGCTCGTCGGGCTCTCGACCTTCCTGCTGTTCGCCCCGCCGATGCTCATCGGCCTGTACGCCGGTGTCGTGGTCGACCGCTCGGACCGTCGTACGGTCGCGCTCGTCACCGACGCGCTGCGCGCCCTGCTGCTGGTGGCCGTCGTGGCGCTGATCGTCACCGACACCCTCACGGTCGGGGTGCTGCTGACGATGGTGTTCCTGATCGGGGTGACCGAGACCTTCGCCGACGGCTCCTTCTCCGCGATGCTGCCGCAGCTCGTCGGCCCGCGGGATCTCGGCGTCGCCAACGCCAGGCAGATGGCCGGGTTCGTGGTGGCGAACCGCCTGGCCGGACCCCCGCTGGGCGCCGCGCTCTTCACTGTCGGCACCGTGTGGCCCTACGCGGCCCAGGTCGTGCTCGCGCTGCTCGCGGTGGTGCTGATGTCACGCATCACCCTGCGTCGTGGTCGGGTCGACCGGGACCGTACCCGCGGCGCGGCGGCCCGAGAGGTCCGCGAGGGGCTGCGCTGGCTGCGTGGCCATGCGGCCCTCCGCACGCTGACGATCACGATCTTCGCCTTCAACGTCACTTTCGGGGCCACCCTGGCGGTTCTGGTGCTCTACGCGCTGGAGGTGCTCGAGATGGGTGAGGTGGGGTACGGCCTCCTCACCACGGCGAGCGCCGTGGGCGGCCTGATCGGCATGGTGGCGTACGACCGCCTCGAGGGCGCCCTGCCGTTGGGGGTGCTGATGCGCATCGGCCTGGCCGTGGAGACCGTCTTCCACTTCGTGTTCGCGCTCAACAGGCTGCCCGTCGTCGCGCTCGCGATGATGGTCGTCTTCGGGGTCCACGAGTTCGTCTGGGGCACGATCATGACCACCATCCGGATGCGCGCGGTCCCGGAGGCGCTCCAGGGCCGGGTCGGGTCGGCCTACCGGTTCGCGGGCACGGCGGGACTCGCCGCGGGCGCGGGCCTCGGGTCGGTGCTGGCCGGCGCCCTGGGGGTGGTGGCCCCGTTCTGGTTCGGCTTCGTCGGGTCGGTGCTGCTCCTGGTGTGGCTGTGGCGGCCGCTGATGCAGGTCGCGCACGCCGACGAGGTCAGCGAGGTCGGCGGGGTGACGGCGGCGGACGCCCCGCGCTGA
- a CDS encoding acyl-CoA thioesterase, whose product MNNATYYELFDTAVNAHLYEATGLPIRDLDAIGIVAETSCRYFAELGFPDPVETGLVVERLGRSSVTYRIGLFQGPGDEAAAEGRFVHVYVANGAKGDRPVVPVPEEIRAAVAPLVADG is encoded by the coding sequence ATGAACAACGCCACCTACTACGAGCTCTTCGACACCGCGGTCAACGCCCACCTCTACGAGGCGACGGGGCTCCCGATCCGCGACCTCGACGCGATCGGCATCGTCGCGGAGACCTCGTGCCGCTACTTCGCCGAGCTCGGCTTCCCCGACCCCGTCGAGACCGGTCTGGTCGTCGAGCGGCTGGGACGGTCGTCGGTGACGTACCGCATCGGCCTCTTCCAGGGGCCCGGTGACGAGGCCGCCGCCGAGGGGCGGTTCGTGCACGTGTACGTCGCGAACGGCGCCAAGGGGGACCGTCCGGTGGTGCCGGTGCCCGAGGAGATCCGGGCGGCCGTCGCACCCCTGGTCGCCGACGGCTGA
- a CDS encoding SDR family NAD(P)-dependent oxidoreductase, whose translation MSNALTGLADRLLDLTIAPGYTRVGMTLRRTWWPEDPAPDALAGRTVAVTGSNSGLGEATALGLARLGARVLMLCRTMDKAEAAKRRIEAKVPGADLVLIETDVADLDAVEQVAEKVLAVTDTLHALVHNAGVMPPERSTSPQDHEMTLAVHVLGPHKLTYLLRHALAADGDGRVVWMSSGGMYSQKLREDDLQFTDGEYDGVTAYARTKRMQVHLAERWARELADLGVSVHSAHPGWADTPGVQDSLPGFYKITKPFLRDAAEGADTVVWLAASPRAGEVSGEFWQDRAPRPTAYLGLNQPSADQTASLWRQVVDLTGVPSDA comes from the coding sequence ATGAGCAACGCGTTGACCGGCCTCGCCGACCGTCTCCTCGACCTCACCATCGCGCCCGGGTACACCCGGGTGGGGATGACGCTGCGTCGTACGTGGTGGCCCGAGGACCCCGCACCCGACGCGCTGGCCGGACGCACCGTGGCCGTCACGGGCTCCAACTCGGGTCTCGGCGAGGCCACTGCACTCGGACTGGCCCGGCTCGGCGCCCGCGTCCTCATGCTGTGCCGCACCATGGACAAGGCCGAGGCGGCCAAGCGCCGCATCGAGGCCAAGGTGCCGGGCGCCGACCTGGTGCTGATCGAGACCGACGTCGCGGACCTCGATGCCGTCGAGCAGGTCGCCGAAAAGGTGCTCGCGGTCACCGACACCCTCCACGCCCTGGTGCACAACGCCGGCGTCATGCCACCGGAGCGGTCGACCTCTCCCCAGGACCACGAGATGACGCTGGCGGTCCACGTTCTCGGCCCGCACAAGCTGACCTATCTGCTGCGCCACGCCCTGGCCGCCGACGGCGACGGCCGCGTCGTGTGGATGAGCTCCGGCGGCATGTACTCCCAGAAGCTCCGCGAGGACGACCTGCAGTTCACCGACGGCGAGTACGACGGCGTCACCGCCTACGCCCGCACCAAGCGCATGCAGGTGCACCTGGCCGAGCGCTGGGCCCGCGAGCTCGCCGACCTCGGCGTCAGCGTCCACTCCGCGCACCCCGGCTGGGCCGACACCCCCGGCGTCCAGGACTCACTGCCCGGCTTCTACAAGATCACCAAGCCGTTCCTGCGGGACGCGGCCGAGGGTGCCGACACCGTCGTGTGGCTGGCTGCCTCTCCCCGTGCCGGCGAGGTCAGCGGGGAGTTCTGGCAGGACCGCGCGCCGCGACCCACCGCGTACCTCGGGCTCAACCAGCCCTCCGCCGACCAGACCGCCAGCCTGTGGCGGCAGGTCGTCGACCTGACCGGGGTGCCGAGCGACGCCTGA
- the mutM gene encoding bifunctional DNA-formamidopyrimidine glycosylase/DNA-(apurinic or apyrimidinic site) lyase, whose product MPELPEVEVVRRGLEAHVVGRTVTDVEVLHPRPVRRHLAGPEDFARSLRGLTIVAARRRGKFLWLPLDSGDALLAHLGMSGQMLVQPPTAPDERHLRVRFGLVDATGAPAGYELRFVDQRMFGGVSLSHGGADLPAEARHIARDPLDPLFDDDAFARTVRRRTSAIKRLLLDQTVVSGVGNIYADEALWAVAVHGERRGEQLTRRQVLDLLEAVRAVMRSALDQGGTSFDALYVNVNGESGYFDRSLHAYGQEGLPCERCGTPIVRTTFTNRSSFWCPACQPKPRARRRPSR is encoded by the coding sequence GTGCCCGAGCTCCCCGAGGTCGAGGTCGTCCGCCGCGGTCTGGAGGCCCACGTCGTCGGGCGTACCGTGACCGACGTCGAGGTGCTGCACCCCAGGCCGGTGCGCCGTCACCTCGCCGGTCCGGAGGACTTCGCCCGGTCGTTGCGGGGGCTCACCATCGTCGCCGCGCGGCGGCGTGGCAAGTTCCTGTGGTTGCCCCTGGACTCCGGCGACGCCCTGCTGGCTCACCTCGGCATGAGCGGTCAGATGCTCGTGCAGCCCCCGACGGCCCCCGACGAACGGCACCTGCGCGTGAGGTTCGGCCTGGTCGACGCGACCGGGGCCCCGGCGGGGTACGAGCTGAGGTTCGTCGACCAGCGCATGTTCGGGGGAGTGTCGCTCTCCCACGGCGGGGCGGACCTGCCCGCCGAGGCGCGTCACATCGCCCGGGACCCGCTCGACCCCTTGTTCGACGACGACGCGTTCGCACGCACGGTGCGACGCCGCACCAGCGCCATCAAGCGTCTGCTGCTGGACCAGACGGTGGTCTCCGGGGTGGGCAACATCTACGCCGACGAGGCGCTGTGGGCCGTCGCCGTCCACGGCGAGCGGCGTGGCGAGCAGCTGACCCGACGTCAGGTGCTCGACCTCCTCGAGGCCGTCCGTGCGGTGATGCGCTCCGCGCTGGACCAGGGCGGCACCTCCTTCGACGCGCTGTACGTCAACGTCAACGGCGAGTCCGGCTACTTCGACCGCTCTCTCCACGCGTACGGCCAGGAGGGGCTGCCGTGCGAGCGGTGCGGCACCCCGATCGTCCGCACGACCTTCACCAACCGCTCGTCCTTCTGGTGCCCCGCGTGCCAGCCGAAGCCGCGGGCCCGCCGGCGTCCCTCCCGCTGA
- the rpmF gene encoding 50S ribosomal protein L32 yields the protein MAVPKRKMSRSNTRHRRSQWKASAPQLVSCANPACDAKHLPHRACGECGNYGARGAQRQVL from the coding sequence ATGGCAGTCCCGAAGCGGAAGATGTCCCGCAGCAACACGCGGCACCGTCGCTCGCAGTGGAAGGCCTCCGCCCCCCAGCTGGTCTCCTGCGCCAACCCGGCCTGCGACGCCAAGCACCTCCCGCACCGCGCGTGCGGTGAGTGCGGCAACTACGGCGCCCGTGGCGCCCAGCGCCAGGTCCTCTGA
- the ftsY gene encoding signal recognition particle-docking protein FtsY — MAGLVTSLRRRRRNDLTVSSGDTEAAAGRATDAAGVAAPETSAQSPTEVDEATADATVVEEPGPDAPGLERPESTQSRLQRLRARLAGSQNLLGRSLLALLSRDSVDEDTWEEIEDLLISADVGVGPAQELVERLRTRIRVEGGESDVRSVLREELLTLVGTDTDRSLALDGGDGKPGVVLVVGVNGTGKTTTVGKLARVLVAEDKQVVLGAADTFRAAAADQLSTWGERVGVDVVRGPEGGDPASVGFEAVKVGVDRGLDVVVVDTAGRLQNKAGLMDELGKVKRVIEKQVPVTEVLLVLDATTGQNGMTQARVFREVVDVTGVVLTKLDGSAKGGIVVAVQRELGVPVKLVGLGEGADDLAPFDPEGFVDALLDA, encoded by the coding sequence ATGGCGGGTCTCGTCACCTCGTTGCGGCGACGGCGGCGCAACGACCTGACCGTGTCGTCGGGCGACACCGAGGCCGCAGCGGGCCGCGCGACCGACGCCGCCGGGGTCGCGGCGCCCGAGACCTCCGCGCAGTCCCCGACCGAGGTCGACGAGGCGACGGCCGATGCGACCGTGGTGGAGGAACCGGGGCCGGACGCGCCCGGCCTCGAGCGGCCCGAGTCGACCCAGAGCCGGCTGCAGCGCCTGCGTGCCCGGCTGGCCGGCAGCCAGAACCTGCTGGGGCGCAGCCTGCTGGCGCTGCTCTCGCGCGACTCGGTCGACGAGGACACCTGGGAGGAGATCGAGGACCTGCTGATCTCCGCCGACGTCGGCGTTGGGCCCGCCCAGGAGCTCGTGGAGCGTCTGCGGACCCGGATTCGCGTCGAGGGCGGCGAGAGCGACGTACGCAGCGTGCTCCGCGAGGAGCTGCTCACCCTCGTCGGCACCGACACCGACCGCTCCCTGGCCCTGGACGGCGGCGACGGCAAGCCGGGCGTCGTGCTGGTCGTCGGGGTCAACGGCACGGGCAAGACCACCACCGTCGGCAAGCTGGCCCGCGTGCTGGTCGCCGAGGACAAGCAGGTCGTGCTCGGCGCGGCCGACACCTTCCGTGCCGCGGCGGCCGACCAGCTCTCGACGTGGGGCGAGCGGGTCGGCGTCGATGTCGTCCGCGGCCCCGAGGGCGGCGACCCCGCCAGCGTCGGGTTCGAGGCCGTGAAGGTGGGGGTCGACCGCGGGCTCGACGTCGTCGTGGTCGACACCGCCGGCCGGCTGCAGAACAAGGCGGGCCTGATGGACGAGCTCGGCAAGGTCAAGCGAGTCATCGAGAAGCAGGTGCCCGTCACCGAGGTGCTGCTGGTGCTCGACGCCACCACGGGTCAGAACGGCATGACGCAGGCGCGTGTCTTCCGCGAGGTCGTCGACGTCACCGGCGTCGTGCTGACCAAGCTCGACGGTTCGGCCAAGGGCGGCATCGTCGTCGCGGTGCAGCGCGAGCTCGGCGTACCCGTGAAGCTCGTGGGTCTCGGTGAGGGCGCCGACGACCTCGCGCCGTTCGACCCCGAGGGCTTCGTCGACGCCTTGCTCGACGCCTGA
- the smc gene encoding chromosome segregation protein SMC, with translation MYLKTLTLRGFKSFASATTLELEPGITCIVGPNGSGKSNVVDALAWVMGEQGAKSLRGGKMEDVVFAGTSGRAPLGRAEVALTIDNSDGALPIDYTEVTISRTMFRNGGSEYAINGSTCRLLDVQELLSDSGIGREMHVIVGQGQLDSILRATPEDRRGFIEEAAGVLKHRKRKEKALRKLEATEANLHRLTDLLAELRRQLKPLGRQAEVARRAAVIQADVRDARARVLADDVVSARATLEAETADEEALAARQAEVTAALEVARELEAALEATLRESLPQLARAQETWFDLSGLAERFRGLQSLAAERLRHAEDGAAQPVAGSGRSPEELEAEAERVEAEEQAIEARTAELSAELEASVTARTAAEAEAAAEDKRVADLQRAAADRREGLARLRGQVEVARTRARSAAEEAERLSGSREAALQRAERAQREFTALETQVAGLDAGEEDLDAEHEQAAARLAAVEEELAQVQTRTEQAERDRAALTARRDALETGLRRKDGAGALLELASDDPHEPGGPLGVRGSVAALLDVDAGYEAAVAAALGPAADAVVLASLAHVPPTLERLRVEDLGRADLLVAGAPSGSATATAREQAASGAVWALAHVNAPDDLTTAVAALLGDVLVVDDLDAASAWVAAASVDRPRRAVTREGDLLGAYAARGGTHDGSSLLEVQAAVDEAGERLADVVAETERLGFALTRLEHERATARAAVDVTLAQLHESDATLAAVAEELAQHGAAARNARSDAERAGAAIEAAQAAHSDALAAATALEERLATAEQAPAEEPETAERERLAEAAREARAAETQARLALRTVEEQAKSVLGRAAGLRRRAATEREQRARAEARRQRLRAEATTARGVQQACQKVLAALEVSLGAAAARRAEVQQSRASDEQALLDVRGRLRDLARDLDELRTDAHRDEMARAAHQMRLDQLAERAMTDLGLEVDALVADYGPDRPVPDLSVEVEDGADPPTYAFERAAQEKRLRQAERALSQLGRINPLALEEFTAMEERHAFLSEQLEDLRRTRADLADIVTQVDERVEQVFTEAYRDVQVAFDHVFARLFPGGEGRLVLTDPSSMLTTGVEVEARPPGKKVKRLSLLSGGERSLVAVAFLVALFKARPSPFYILDEVEAALDDTNLGRLLEIYEELREDSQLLVITHQKRTMEVGDALYGVTMRGDGVSTVISQRLRERQPA, from the coding sequence GTGTACCTCAAGACCCTCACGCTCAGGGGCTTCAAGTCCTTCGCCTCCGCGACCACGCTGGAGCTGGAGCCGGGCATCACCTGCATCGTCGGACCCAACGGCTCCGGCAAGTCCAACGTCGTCGACGCCCTCGCCTGGGTGATGGGGGAGCAGGGAGCCAAGAGCCTGCGCGGCGGCAAGATGGAGGACGTCGTCTTCGCGGGCACCTCCGGTCGCGCCCCGCTCGGCCGGGCCGAGGTGGCGTTGACCATCGACAACTCCGACGGTGCCCTGCCGATCGACTACACCGAGGTAACGATCAGCCGCACGATGTTCCGCAACGGCGGCTCGGAGTACGCGATCAACGGCTCGACGTGTCGGCTCCTCGACGTCCAGGAGCTCCTCAGCGACTCCGGCATCGGACGCGAGATGCACGTGATCGTCGGGCAGGGGCAGCTCGACTCGATCCTGCGGGCGACGCCGGAGGACCGTCGCGGATTCATCGAGGAGGCCGCAGGCGTCCTGAAGCACCGCAAGCGCAAGGAGAAGGCGCTGCGCAAGCTCGAGGCGACCGAGGCCAACCTGCACCGCCTCACCGACCTCCTCGCCGAGCTGCGTCGTCAGCTCAAGCCACTGGGCCGGCAGGCCGAGGTGGCGCGACGGGCCGCGGTGATCCAGGCCGACGTCCGCGACGCCAGGGCCCGCGTCCTCGCCGACGACGTGGTCTCGGCCCGGGCGACGCTGGAGGCCGAGACGGCCGACGAGGAGGCGCTGGCCGCCCGCCAGGCCGAGGTCACCGCGGCGCTCGAGGTCGCCCGGGAGCTCGAGGCGGCGTTGGAGGCCACGCTGCGGGAGAGCCTGCCGCAGCTCGCCCGAGCGCAGGAGACCTGGTTCGACCTCTCCGGCCTCGCCGAACGCTTCCGCGGCCTGCAGTCGCTCGCTGCTGAACGGCTGCGCCACGCCGAGGACGGCGCCGCGCAGCCCGTCGCGGGCTCCGGACGGAGCCCGGAGGAGCTGGAGGCGGAGGCCGAGCGCGTCGAGGCCGAGGAGCAGGCGATCGAGGCCCGCACCGCCGAGCTGTCCGCGGAACTCGAGGCGTCGGTGACGGCCCGCACCGCCGCCGAGGCCGAGGCGGCGGCCGAGGACAAGCGGGTCGCCGACCTGCAGCGCGCGGCCGCCGACCGTCGTGAGGGGCTGGCCCGGTTGAGGGGGCAGGTCGAGGTGGCGCGTACGCGAGCGCGCTCCGCCGCCGAGGAGGCCGAGCGACTCAGCGGCTCCCGCGAGGCCGCGCTGCAGCGCGCCGAGCGGGCGCAGCGCGAGTTCACCGCCCTGGAGACGCAGGTCGCCGGGCTCGACGCCGGCGAGGAGGACCTCGATGCCGAGCACGAGCAGGCCGCGGCACGCCTCGCGGCCGTGGAGGAGGAGCTGGCGCAGGTCCAGACCCGCACGGAGCAGGCCGAGCGGGACCGTGCGGCGCTGACCGCACGCCGCGACGCGCTCGAGACGGGGCTCCGCCGCAAGGACGGCGCCGGTGCGCTGCTGGAGCTGGCGTCCGACGACCCGCACGAGCCGGGCGGCCCGCTCGGCGTCCGCGGCAGCGTCGCGGCTCTGCTCGACGTCGACGCCGGGTACGAAGCCGCGGTCGCCGCAGCGCTGGGTCCAGCCGCGGACGCCGTCGTGCTGGCCTCGCTCGCCCACGTGCCGCCGACCCTCGAACGACTCCGCGTCGAGGACCTCGGCCGGGCGGACCTCCTCGTGGCCGGGGCGCCCTCGGGCTCGGCGACGGCCACGGCACGGGAACAGGCCGCTTCCGGAGCGGTCTGGGCGCTCGCCCACGTGAACGCACCGGACGACCTCACCACCGCCGTCGCCGCGCTGCTCGGCGACGTGCTGGTCGTCGACGACCTCGACGCCGCGTCGGCGTGGGTCGCGGCGGCGTCGGTCGACCGGCCCCGTCGAGCGGTGACCCGTGAGGGCGACCTCCTCGGGGCGTACGCGGCCCGCGGCGGCACCCACGACGGTTCGAGCCTGCTCGAGGTGCAGGCGGCCGTGGACGAGGCGGGCGAACGGCTCGCGGACGTGGTCGCGGAGACCGAGCGGCTCGGGTTCGCGCTCACCCGCCTCGAGCACGAGCGCGCCACGGCCCGGGCGGCCGTCGACGTGACGCTGGCGCAGCTCCACGAGTCCGACGCGACCCTGGCGGCCGTCGCCGAGGAGCTGGCCCAGCACGGCGCCGCCGCGCGCAACGCCCGGTCCGACGCCGAGCGGGCAGGAGCCGCCATCGAGGCGGCGCAGGCCGCCCACTCCGACGCGCTCGCCGCCGCCACCGCGCTGGAGGAGCGGCTCGCGACCGCCGAGCAGGCACCGGCCGAGGAGCCGGAGACCGCCGAGCGGGAAAGGCTCGCCGAGGCCGCCAGGGAGGCGCGCGCCGCCGAGACCCAGGCGCGGCTGGCGCTGCGGACGGTCGAGGAGCAGGCGAAGTCCGTGCTCGGGCGTGCCGCCGGCCTGCGGCGCCGCGCCGCGACCGAGCGTGAGCAGCGGGCCCGGGCCGAGGCCAGGCGGCAGCGGTTGCGAGCCGAGGCGACCACCGCGCGAGGGGTCCAGCAGGCGTGTCAGAAGGTGCTGGCCGCCCTGGAGGTCTCGCTCGGGGCCGCCGCTGCGCGACGTGCAGAGGTGCAGCAGTCGCGCGCCTCGGACGAGCAGGCGCTGCTCGACGTACGCGGCCGGCTGCGCGACCTCGCGCGCGACCTCGACGAGCTGCGCACCGACGCCCACCGCGACGAGATGGCGCGGGCGGCCCACCAGATGCGGCTCGACCAGCTCGCGGAGCGCGCCATGACCGACCTCGGTCTCGAGGTCGACGCCCTGGTCGCCGACTACGGCCCGGACCGACCGGTGCCCGACCTCTCCGTCGAGGTCGAGGACGGCGCGGACCCACCGACGTACGCCTTCGAGCGCGCGGCCCAGGAGAAGCGGCTGCGTCAGGCCGAGCGTGCGCTCTCCCAGCTCGGTCGCATCAACCCGCTCGCGCTCGAGGAGTTCACCGCGATGGAGGAACGGCACGCGTTCCTCTCCGAGCAGCTCGAGGACCTGCGCCGCACCCGCGCCGACCTCGCCGACATCGTCACGCAGGTCGACGAGCGCGTGGAGCAGGTCTTCACCGAGGCCTACCGCGACGTGCAGGTCGCCTTCGACCACGTCTTCGCCCGGCTCTTCCCCGGCGGCGAGGGACGTCTCGTGCTCACCGACCCCTCCAGCATGCTCACCACGGGCGTCGAGGTCGAGGCACGCCCGCCCGGCAAGAAGGTCAAGCGGCTCTCGCTGCTCTCGGGCGGGGAGCGGTCGCTGGTCGCCGTCGCGTTCCTCGTGGCGCTGTTCAAGGCGCGACCCTCGCCCTTCTACATCCTCGACGAGGTCGAGGCGGCGCTGGACGACACCAACCTCGGCCGTCTGCTCGAGATCTACGAGGAGCTGCGCGAGGACTCGCAGCTGCTCGTGATCACCCACCAGAAGCGCACGATGGAGGTCGGCGACGCGCTCTACGGTGTGACCATGCGCGGTGACGGTGTGTCCACGGTGATCTCCCAGCGGTTGCGCGAGAGGCAGCCGGCGTGA
- a CDS encoding ammonium transporter: protein MDGYNAFMLVATLLVVMMTVPALALFYGGMTRSKSVLNMMMMSYSAMAIVGIIWVLWGYSMVFTGDSPFTGSPFNSFGLSGLDYGGYTFMMFQLTFAVITTALISGAIADRVKFSAWLLFVPLWATLSYFPMAHMVFGCDNGGLICADIGAQDYAGGTAVHINSGVAALVLVLVIGKRLGFGKSAMRPHNLTLTMLGAALLWIGWYGFNVGSLVFVDGIEPSTQFLNETGLTFANTTLAAMAAIIGWLVVEKALHGKVTTLGAASGIVAGLVGITPAAGAVNIVGALAIGAITGAACSWAVGLKYKLGYDDSLDVVGVHLVGGIVGTLLIGLFSVTAAEGSGIAGGAVDGLFYGGGFESLVAQALGVLVAIGWSGVMTLVIALAIKFTIGWRVEEEAEIEGIDYDQHGETAYDLVSRGGGSSSKSGLTGGTSA from the coding sequence ATGGACGGCTACAACGCCTTCATGCTCGTGGCCACGCTGCTGGTCGTCATGATGACCGTGCCCGCGCTGGCCCTGTTCTACGGCGGTATGACCCGCTCGAAGTCCGTGCTCAACATGATGATGATGTCGTACTCGGCGATGGCCATCGTCGGCATCATCTGGGTCCTGTGGGGCTACTCGATGGTCTTCACCGGCGACAGCCCCTTCACCGGCTCGCCGTTCAACTCGTTCGGGCTCTCCGGCCTCGACTACGGCGGCTACACCTTCATGATGTTCCAGCTGACCTTCGCGGTCATCACGACCGCCCTGATCAGCGGAGCCATCGCCGACCGGGTCAAGTTCTCCGCCTGGCTGCTCTTCGTGCCGCTGTGGGCGACGCTGTCCTATTTCCCGATGGCCCACATGGTCTTCGGCTGCGACAACGGCGGCCTCATCTGCGCCGACATCGGCGCGCAGGACTACGCCGGCGGCACGGCGGTGCACATCAACTCCGGCGTCGCGGCGCTCGTGCTCGTGCTCGTGATCGGCAAGCGTCTCGGCTTCGGCAAGAGCGCGATGCGACCCCACAACCTGACGCTGACGATGCTCGGCGCCGCGCTCCTGTGGATCGGCTGGTACGGCTTCAACGTCGGCTCGCTCGTCTTCGTCGACGGTATCGAGCCCAGCACCCAGTTCCTGAACGAGACCGGCCTGACCTTCGCGAACACCACGCTGGCCGCGATGGCCGCCATCATCGGCTGGCTCGTCGTGGAGAAGGCGCTGCACGGCAAGGTCACCACACTCGGCGCGGCCTCCGGCATCGTCGCCGGCCTGGTCGGCATCACCCCGGCCGCGGGTGCGGTCAACATCGTCGGGGCGCTCGCCATCGGCGCCATCACCGGTGCGGCGTGCTCCTGGGCGGTCGGCCTGAAGTACAAGCTGGGCTACGACGACTCGCTCGACGTCGTCGGTGTCCACCTGGTCGGCGGCATCGTCGGCACGCTGCTGATCGGTCTCTTCTCGGTCACCGCCGCGGAGGGCTCGGGCATCGCGGGAGGCGCCGTGGACGGCCTCTTCTACGGCGGGGGCTTCGAGTCGCTCGTCGCCCAGGCGCTCGGTGTGCTCGTCGCCATCGGCTGGTCCGGCGTCATGACCCTGGTCATCGCGCTCGCCATCAAGTTCACCATCGGCTGGCGCGTCGAGGAGGAGGCCGAGATCGAGGGCATCGACTACGACCAGCATGGCGAGACCGCGTACGACCTGGTCTCGCGGGGTGGCGGTTCGTCCAGCAAGTCCGGTCTCACGGGAGGTACCTCCGCATGA